A DNA window from Hymenobacter aquaticus contains the following coding sequences:
- a CDS encoding pectate lyase family protein, translated as MFPRILTTWPRYFRRAAAATFLTTALLTSAASARAQQLAFPGAEGAGRFTSGGRGSATVPTTVFEVTNLSDDQQPGSLRYALSRPAAARTVVFRVSGTIHLASPLVISHSNTTIAGQTAPGGGICLADFPVSLKAHNVIVRFVRFRMGDKNQNQGFVDGAGGDDAFGGLRNSRLIIDHCSMSWSTDELLSVYEGDSTTLQWNIMSEPLNYSYHFEKGDQDFERHGFGGIWGGQHSTMHHNLFASCNNRTPRFNGSRYTHPAGFENCDFRNNVIYNWGENNVYAGEGGNYNIVNNYYKYGPSTKESVKARVLNPYRITDGKNPLPYGKFYLSGNYSDASADVTRHNWRGVTMNNGSAADTVLSKVDAPFDLGPVTTQTAQQAYEAVLQGAGATRPARDTLDQRIVRDVRRRTGRLIDVQGGYAHGTPYSISQKAWPELKSKPAPTDTDHDGMPDAWETKQQLNPQDAADRNKIGADGYTMLEVYLNSLADK; from the coding sequence ATGTTCCCACGCATTCTGACAACCTGGCCCCGTTACTTTCGCCGGGCGGCCGCGGCCACCTTCCTGACCACGGCGCTGCTGACCAGCGCCGCTTCGGCCCGGGCCCAGCAGCTGGCCTTTCCCGGGGCCGAAGGCGCGGGCCGCTTCACCAGCGGCGGCCGGGGCTCGGCCACGGTGCCCACTACGGTGTTTGAAGTAACCAACCTGAGCGACGACCAGCAGCCAGGCAGCCTGCGCTACGCCCTGAGCCGGCCGGCGGCGGCCCGCACGGTGGTGTTCCGGGTGTCGGGCACCATTCACCTGGCCTCCCCGCTGGTTATCAGCCACAGCAACACCACCATTGCCGGCCAAACCGCGCCGGGCGGCGGCATCTGCCTGGCCGATTTTCCCGTCAGCCTCAAGGCCCATAACGTCATCGTGCGCTTCGTGCGCTTCCGCATGGGCGACAAAAACCAGAACCAGGGCTTCGTCGACGGGGCCGGGGGCGACGATGCCTTCGGGGGCCTGCGCAACTCCCGCCTCATCATCGACCATTGCTCCATGAGCTGGAGCACCGACGAGCTGCTGTCGGTGTACGAGGGCGACAGTACCACTTTGCAGTGGAACATCATGAGCGAGCCGCTCAACTATTCCTACCACTTCGAGAAAGGCGACCAGGACTTCGAGCGGCACGGGTTCGGCGGCATCTGGGGCGGGCAGCACAGCACCATGCACCACAACCTGTTTGCCAGCTGCAACAACCGCACGCCCCGCTTCAACGGCAGCCGCTACACTCACCCGGCGGGCTTCGAAAACTGCGACTTCCGCAACAACGTCATCTACAACTGGGGCGAAAACAACGTGTACGCCGGCGAGGGCGGCAACTACAACATTGTCAATAACTACTACAAATACGGCCCCAGCACCAAGGAAAGCGTGAAGGCTCGGGTGCTGAATCCCTACAGGATTACGGACGGCAAAAATCCGCTGCCCTACGGCAAGTTTTACCTGAGTGGCAACTACTCCGACGCCAGCGCCGACGTGACGCGCCACAACTGGCGGGGCGTGACGATGAACAACGGCTCGGCCGCCGATACGGTGCTTTCGAAAGTAGACGCCCCCTTCGACCTGGGCCCCGTAACCACCCAAACCGCCCAGCAGGCCTACGAGGCCGTGCTACAGGGCGCCGGCGCCACCCGCCCCGCGCGCGACACCCTCGACCAGCGCATCGTGCGCGACGTGCGCCGCCGCACCGGCCGCCTCATCGACGTGCAGGGCGGCTACGCCCACGGCACGCCCTACAGCATCTCGCAAAAAGCCTGGCCCGAGTTGAAGTCCAAACCTGCCCCCACCGACACCGACCACGACGGCATGCCCGACGCCTGGGAAACCAAGCAGCAGCTCAACCCGCAAGACGCCGCCGACCGGAATAAAATCGGGGCGGACGGCTACACCATGCTGGAAGTGTACCTCAACAGCCTGGCGGACAAGTAA
- a CDS encoding YdeI/OmpD-associated family protein produces MARPDTYQQVHPLTRAEWRQWLAAHHGSSPGVWLTYFKKESGQPRLGYAAAVEEALCFGWIDSLPRRLDAERTQLLFTPRKPKSGWSKVNKERLVHLEAAGLLEPAGLAAIARAKQNGAWESLDAAEAGLVPPDLAAALAAQPRAEQHFLAFSPSARKMLLTWVLGARRPETRAHRVAETVRMAALNKRANFDRE; encoded by the coding sequence ATGGCTCGTCCCGATACTTACCAGCAGGTGCACCCGCTCACCCGCGCCGAGTGGCGGCAGTGGCTGGCCGCGCACCACGGCAGCAGCCCCGGCGTGTGGCTGACCTACTTCAAGAAAGAGTCCGGGCAGCCGCGCCTCGGCTACGCCGCGGCGGTGGAGGAAGCTCTGTGCTTCGGCTGGATCGACTCGCTGCCCCGCCGCCTCGACGCCGAGCGGACCCAGCTGCTGTTTACCCCGCGCAAGCCCAAAAGCGGATGGAGCAAGGTGAACAAGGAGCGCCTGGTGCACCTGGAAGCCGCCGGCCTGCTGGAGCCCGCCGGCCTGGCGGCCATTGCCCGGGCCAAGCAGAACGGGGCCTGGGAAAGCCTCGACGCCGCCGAAGCCGGCCTGGTGCCGCCCGATCTGGCCGCGGCCCTGGCCGCGCAGCCCCGGGCCGAGCAGCACTTTCTGGCGTTTTCGCCCTCGGCCCGCAAAATGCTGCTGACCTGGGTGCTGGGTGCCAGGCGCCCCGAAACCCGCGCCCACCGCGTAGCCGAAACCGTGCGGATGGCGGCCCTGAACAAGCGGGCCAACTTCGACCGGGAATAA
- a CDS encoding TPM domain-containing protein, producing MRSTLLWLLMQLALLWTMPPAAAQDSYLTTIPDPKTLGEGYVSDPDHLLQPGTAQELNAVLRPLDQSGRAHIDVVLTRSIGQEVPKTAATALFNRWKIGSKDQNNGLLLLLVDDQHRVEFETGYGLEADVPDVVCFRIQQRYMVPYLRQGQYDAAVRQGVAALIRQLTTGHFALPDSVEAQLGLPPAQSLTQEADAAAPAYTDSPDPNAWTTGQSIEVAVAGVILVVVVLVLATRKRAGGLYRGVLVLGSAPILALGFLAVVQDLPVPPAALLGLGYGWPWLGAHAYLLLINGRLRGRYAGTSRHARYTFLNEAHHGLGFLRFVFPLALAAYWPWHRRRLAALREAPYACPHCGQPMHRLDELQDDHALQPGQVAEELIEAIDYDVWQCPACQHQLILDYANLDTDAEKCSQCHNLTSQPQPDEEMQAATTSHGGWGWHVWRCAFCQHVRKEKYTTARLSSSSSSSSGSSGGSSSSSSSSSGGSSGGGGAGSSW from the coding sequence TTGCGTTCTACCCTACTGTGGCTGCTGATGCAGCTGGCGCTGCTCTGGACTATGCCGCCGGCCGCCGCGCAGGACTCGTACCTGACCACCATTCCCGACCCCAAAACCCTGGGCGAAGGCTACGTCAGTGACCCCGACCACCTGTTGCAGCCCGGCACCGCCCAAGAGCTGAACGCCGTGCTGCGCCCCCTCGACCAGAGCGGCCGGGCCCACATCGACGTGGTCCTGACGCGCAGCATTGGCCAGGAAGTGCCCAAAACGGCGGCCACGGCGCTGTTTAACCGCTGGAAAATCGGGAGCAAAGACCAGAACAACGGCCTGCTGCTGCTCCTGGTGGACGACCAGCACCGGGTGGAGTTTGAAACCGGCTACGGCCTGGAAGCCGACGTGCCCGATGTGGTGTGCTTCCGGATTCAGCAGCGCTACATGGTTCCCTACCTGCGCCAGGGCCAGTACGACGCGGCCGTGCGCCAGGGCGTGGCCGCCCTCATCCGCCAGCTCACCACCGGCCACTTCGCCCTCCCCGACTCGGTGGAAGCCCAGCTGGGCCTGCCCCCCGCCCAGAGCCTGACCCAGGAAGCCGACGCGGCGGCCCCGGCCTATACCGACTCGCCCGACCCCAACGCCTGGACCACCGGCCAAAGCATCGAGGTAGCCGTGGCCGGGGTGATTCTGGTCGTGGTGGTGCTGGTGCTGGCTACCCGTAAGCGAGCGGGCGGCCTCTACCGCGGCGTACTGGTACTGGGGTCAGCCCCGATTCTGGCGCTGGGGTTTCTGGCCGTGGTGCAGGACCTGCCGGTGCCGCCCGCCGCGCTGCTGGGCCTGGGCTACGGCTGGCCGTGGCTCGGCGCGCACGCCTATCTGCTGCTGATCAACGGCCGGCTGCGGGGGCGCTACGCGGGCACAAGCCGCCACGCCCGCTACACGTTTCTCAACGAGGCCCACCACGGCCTGGGCTTTCTGCGCTTCGTGTTTCCGCTGGCGCTGGCCGCCTACTGGCCCTGGCACCGGCGGCGGCTGGCGGCCCTGCGCGAAGCGCCCTACGCCTGCCCCCACTGCGGCCAGCCCATGCACCGCCTCGATGAGCTTCAGGACGACCACGCCCTACAACCCGGCCAGGTAGCCGAGGAGCTGATTGAGGCCATCGACTACGACGTGTGGCAGTGCCCGGCCTGCCAGCACCAGCTCATCCTCGACTACGCCAACCTCGACACCGACGCTGAAAAGTGCAGCCAGTGCCACAACCTCACTTCCCAGCCCCAGCCCGACGAGGAAATGCAGGCCGCCACCACCTCCCACGGCGGCTGGGGCTGGCACGTGTGGCGGTGCGCGTTTTGCCAGCACGTAAGGAAGGAGAAGTACACCACCGCCAGGCTGTCCTCGTCCAGCAGCTCCTCGTCGGGCTCGTCGGGCGGATCGTCTTCCTCATCCTCGTCGAGCAGCGGGGGCAGCTCCGGGGGCGGCGGGGCCGGCAGCAGCTGGTAG
- a CDS encoding cold-shock protein: MGKSQASFGKKENEKKRQKKKNDKADRKEERQANAKKGQSLDDMLAYVDEFGNISSTPPDPNKKKVEIKAEDIRIAVSKQEDMEQPDPIRKGTVAFFNESKGYGFIKDQETQESIFVHANGLLNPIKENDKVTFEVEMGQKGPTAVSVKMAVKPAAPEAPAAQ; this comes from the coding sequence ATGGGGAAATCCCAAGCATCCTTTGGCAAAAAGGAAAACGAAAAAAAGCGTCAAAAGAAAAAGAACGATAAGGCTGACCGCAAGGAAGAGCGCCAGGCCAACGCCAAGAAAGGCCAGAGCCTGGACGACATGCTCGCCTACGTAGATGAGTTTGGCAACATCTCCTCTACCCCGCCGGACCCCAACAAGAAGAAAGTGGAAATCAAGGCGGAGGATATCCGCATTGCGGTTTCCAAGCAGGAAGATATGGAGCAGCCCGACCCGATCCGCAAGGGCACGGTGGCCTTCTTCAACGAGTCGAAGGGCTACGGCTTCATCAAGGACCAGGAAACCCAGGAAAGCATCTTCGTGCACGCCAACGGCCTGCTGAACCCCATCAAGGAAAACGACAAAGTGACCTTTGAGGTGGAAATGGGCCAGAAAGGCCCGACGGCCGTGTCGGTGAAAATGGCCGTGAAGCCCGCCGCCCCCGAGGCGCCGGCCGCTCAGTAG
- a CDS encoding T-complex 10 C-terminal domain-containing protein, which produces MKNTLLFLSCAAALTLGSSCNRDKAAAVDAAQTPSADTAVVVDNDALYREDGNRVADMVTSDLGITDTAQVRQVRRVYYTRAQRLGEVKSRYISDTTGQYAAMREVDTNTDNEIKTVFNDETRYNTYQSNRPRYYGYADDGAMTTTETTTTTTTTARPARRGPRVVEYEKKKNGETKIEYSNGKTVKIDKDGDTKVEYPNGTKVKRDADDGQVKIKR; this is translated from the coding sequence ATGAAAAATACTTTGCTTTTCCTGTCCTGCGCCGCCGCCCTCACCCTGGGCTCGTCGTGCAACCGCGACAAAGCCGCCGCCGTGGATGCGGCCCAGACGCCCTCGGCCGACACGGCCGTAGTGGTCGACAACGATGCGCTGTACCGGGAAGACGGCAACCGCGTGGCCGATATGGTGACTTCCGACCTGGGTATTACCGATACGGCTCAGGTGCGGCAGGTGCGCCGCGTGTACTACACCCGGGCCCAGCGCCTGGGCGAAGTGAAGTCGCGCTACATCAGCGACACGACCGGCCAGTACGCCGCCATGCGCGAGGTAGACACCAACACGGACAACGAAATCAAGACCGTGTTCAACGACGAGACGCGCTACAACACCTACCAGAGCAACCGGCCGCGCTACTACGGCTACGCCGACGACGGGGCCATGACGACCACCGAAACCACGACCACCACGACCACCACGGCGCGTCCGGCCCGCCGCGGCCCGCGGGTGGTAGAGTACGAGAAGAAGAAAAACGGCGAAACCAAGATTGAGTATTCGAACGGCAAAACCGTGAAAATCGACAAGGACGGCGACACCAAGGTGGAATACCCCAACGGTACCAAGGTGAAGCGCGACGCCGACGACGGCCAAGTGAAAATCAAGCGCTAA
- a CDS encoding dihydrofolate reductase family protein, with product MRKLKLQVQMSIDGFIGGPNGELDWLTCPWDTALEGYVQQLTDPVDGIVLGRKLAEGFIPHWAAVAANAADPDHAAGQKFTVTPKVVFSRTLRESAWPNTVLATGDLTAEINRLKAQPGQDIMAYGGATFVSALIRAGLIDEYHLFLNPVAIGRGLPIFQELDARLDLELVQSTAFACGIVVQHYVPRRA from the coding sequence ATGAGAAAGCTAAAGCTCCAGGTGCAAATGAGCATCGACGGATTTATCGGCGGCCCCAATGGCGAACTGGACTGGCTGACCTGCCCCTGGGATACCGCCCTAGAAGGCTACGTGCAGCAGCTCACCGACCCGGTCGACGGCATTGTGCTGGGCCGCAAGCTGGCCGAGGGCTTTATCCCGCACTGGGCCGCCGTAGCCGCCAATGCCGCGGACCCCGACCACGCCGCCGGCCAGAAGTTCACGGTCACGCCCAAAGTCGTGTTCAGCCGCACCCTGCGCGAGTCGGCCTGGCCCAATACCGTGCTGGCGACCGGCGACCTGACCGCGGAAATCAACCGGCTGAAAGCCCAGCCCGGCCAGGATATCATGGCCTACGGCGGGGCCACGTTCGTGTCGGCGCTCATCCGGGCCGGCCTCATCGACGAGTATCACCTCTTCCTCAACCCCGTCGCCATCGGCCGCGGCCTGCCCATCTTCCAAGAGCTGGATGCCCGCCTCGACCTGGAGCTGGTGCAGTCCACGGCCTTTGCCTGCGGCATCGTGGTGCAGCACTACGTGCCCCGGCGCGCGTAG
- a CDS encoding SDR family oxidoreductase — protein MILVTGATGHLGAAVLQTLLHHTPARAVAALVRDPAKATDLQARGVSIRVGSYTDPASLNQAMRGIDTVLLISGGGDDDGLQQHQNVIDAAHRAGVRRVAYTSRALQSPATLANELMVRHFQTEDYLQASGLGYLIFRNILYMDTLPLFTGPTVLETGINLPAGPGKVAYALRREMGEAMARVLLENPGGNRIYHFTGAAAYSFHDVAAALTQASGRPVAYTDVEPEAFAAGMRQRGVPELAIARTLGFLTDIKHGQEEVVSTDLATVLGRQPTGLFDGVRQLYTL, from the coding sequence ATGATTTTAGTAACCGGCGCCACCGGCCACTTAGGCGCGGCCGTCCTCCAGACCCTGCTGCACCACACTCCCGCCCGCGCAGTAGCCGCTCTGGTGCGCGACCCGGCCAAGGCCACCGACTTGCAGGCCCGGGGCGTGAGCATCCGGGTGGGCAGCTACACCGACCCGGCCTCCCTCAACCAGGCCATGCGGGGCATCGACACGGTGCTGCTCATCTCCGGCGGGGGCGACGACGACGGCCTGCAACAGCACCAGAACGTTATTGACGCGGCCCACCGGGCGGGCGTGCGGCGGGTGGCCTACACCAGCCGCGCCCTGCAAAGCCCCGCCACCCTGGCCAACGAGCTGATGGTGCGCCATTTCCAGACCGAAGACTACCTGCAAGCCAGTGGCCTGGGCTACCTTATCTTCCGCAACATCCTTTACATGGATACCCTGCCCCTGTTTACCGGCCCCACGGTGCTGGAAACGGGCATCAATCTGCCGGCCGGGCCGGGCAAGGTGGCCTACGCCCTGCGCCGCGAAATGGGCGAGGCTATGGCCCGCGTGCTGCTCGAAAACCCCGGCGGCAACCGCATCTACCACTTCACCGGGGCCGCCGCCTACTCTTTCCACGACGTAGCCGCCGCCCTCACCCAGGCCTCCGGCCGGCCCGTGGCTTACACCGACGTGGAGCCCGAAGCTTTTGCCGCCGGGATGCGCCAGCGGGGCGTGCCCGAGCTGGCCATTGCGCGCACCCTCGGCTTCCTGACCGACATCAAGCACGGGCAGGAGGAAGTAGTCAGCACCGACCTGGCCACCGTGCTGGGCCGCCAGCCCACCGGCCTGTTCGACGGCGTGCGGCAGCTGTATACCCTTTAA
- a CDS encoding dihydrofolate reductase family protein, whose amino-acid sequence MRKIRIMEHISLDGVIQHENGEDFAHGNWTAPYRTPAGLAAVVQAYGTHYDLLLGRRTYDTWAGYWPQAGDSLMANGLNAATKYVATHHPDSLGWGPAQALGPDVVAAIRRLRATDGPDLLVCGSSTLTSVLLAEGLVEEVVLLVYPVLLGRGKRLFADHLDPRELAFVSSQATATGVLLNTYRYVGPLSA is encoded by the coding sequence ATGAGAAAGATCAGAATCATGGAGCACATCTCCCTGGACGGCGTGATTCAGCACGAAAACGGCGAGGACTTCGCGCACGGCAACTGGACGGCTCCCTACCGCACCCCCGCCGGGCTGGCGGCCGTGGTGCAGGCCTACGGCACTCACTACGATCTGCTGCTGGGCCGCCGCACCTACGATACCTGGGCCGGCTACTGGCCCCAGGCCGGGGACAGCCTGATGGCGAACGGGCTAAACGCGGCCACCAAATACGTGGCCACCCACCACCCCGACAGCCTGGGCTGGGGGCCGGCCCAGGCGCTGGGCCCCGACGTGGTAGCGGCTATCCGCCGCCTGCGCGCCACCGACGGCCCCGACCTGCTGGTCTGCGGCAGCTCCACGCTCACCTCGGTGCTGCTGGCCGAGGGCCTGGTCGAGGAAGTGGTGCTGCTGGTGTACCCCGTGCTGCTGGGCCGGGGCAAGCGCCTGTTTGCCGACCACCTCGACCCGCGCGAGTTGGCCTTCGTCAGCTCCCAGGCCACCGCCACCGGCGTGCTCCTGAACACCTACCGGTACGTGGGCCCACTTTCCGCCTAA
- a CDS encoding helix-turn-helix domain-containing protein: protein MSERIPTYELQAFAAAAADQSPAVYFPDYGSVKPALPLRQPYRGNYYKISLCLRGTAEFKANLTPCRVTPGCLLLATPDVIKEWGHVAADYETLSVFFTRDFITTHNAATGRLGFLLTPPTYVLPLAPAEAASIAASFRFLQQKYNTPSAQRSNILKSILTGLLYEIGGLYAEPPVAGAPAPGRRQQVVAAFRQLVPVHCAAERSVQFYAAALCITPKHLTELVREETGRPASEWIAEAVVLEAKALLQNPALTVYQVAAGLQFADQFAFSRFFKRSTGLSPTAYRQAG from the coding sequence ATGAGTGAGCGGATTCCCACGTATGAATTGCAGGCCTTTGCCGCCGCCGCCGCCGACCAAAGCCCGGCGGTGTACTTCCCCGACTACGGCTCGGTGAAGCCCGCCCTTCCGCTGCGCCAGCCCTACCGGGGCAACTACTACAAAATCAGCCTGTGCCTGCGGGGCACGGCCGAGTTCAAGGCCAACCTCACGCCCTGCCGCGTGACGCCCGGCTGCCTGCTGCTGGCTACGCCCGACGTTATCAAGGAGTGGGGCCACGTGGCCGCCGACTACGAAACCCTGTCCGTGTTCTTTACCCGGGACTTCATCACGACCCACAACGCGGCCACCGGCCGGCTAGGCTTCCTGCTGACGCCGCCCACCTACGTGCTGCCGCTGGCTCCGGCGGAGGCGGCCAGCATTGCGGCCTCGTTTCGGTTTTTGCAGCAGAAATACAACACCCCCAGCGCCCAGCGCAGCAACATTCTCAAGAGCATTCTTACCGGGCTGCTCTACGAAATCGGCGGGCTGTATGCGGAGCCGCCCGTGGCTGGGGCGCCGGCCCCAGGCCGCCGGCAGCAGGTGGTAGCGGCCTTCCGGCAGCTGGTGCCGGTGCACTGCGCCGCCGAGCGGAGCGTGCAGTTCTACGCCGCCGCGCTCTGCATCACGCCCAAGCACCTCACCGAGCTGGTCAGGGAAGAAACCGGCCGCCCCGCCAGCGAGTGGATAGCCGAGGCCGTGGTGCTCGAAGCCAAGGCCCTGCTGCAAAACCCGGCCCTGACCGTGTACCAGGTGGCCGCCGGCCTGCAGTTTGCCGACCAGTTTGCCTTCAGCCGGTTTTTCAAGCGTAGCACCGGCCTCTCGCCCACGGCCTACCGGCAGGCCGGGTAG
- the rlmF gene encoding 23S rRNA (adenine(1618)-N(6))-methyltransferase RlmF, whose amino-acid sequence MPTQPHDTSAAEKAGLHPRNRHHGRYDFAALVRSSPALAAFVAPTAQGAEASVDFTDPAAVKALNQALLKHFYHVQLWDIPAGYLAPPIPGRADYVHYLADLLAETNGGPVPTGKRVRVLDVGVGANCIYPIIGHHEYGWRFVGSDADPVAVRVAKQIVAGNPGLAGAIEVRLQPSSADIFSGVVKANELFDLTMCNPPFHASQAEAEAANRRKNQNLGTGKVAPNFGGQSHELWYEGGEATFTWRMAEESALQRHNCLWFSTLISKKETLPGLYKTLQKRGAADVRTIGMSQGQKVSRLVAWTFLDAEQREQWRQKRWPAGPAGA is encoded by the coding sequence ATGCCTACTCAGCCCCACGATACGTCTGCCGCCGAAAAAGCCGGCCTGCACCCGCGCAACCGCCACCACGGCCGCTACGATTTCGCCGCCCTGGTGCGCAGCAGCCCCGCGCTGGCCGCCTTCGTAGCGCCCACGGCCCAGGGCGCCGAGGCCTCGGTCGACTTCACCGACCCGGCCGCCGTGAAGGCCCTCAACCAGGCCTTGCTGAAGCACTTCTACCACGTGCAGCTCTGGGATATTCCGGCCGGCTACCTGGCCCCGCCCATTCCCGGCCGCGCCGACTACGTGCACTACCTGGCCGACCTGCTGGCCGAAACCAACGGCGGCCCGGTGCCCACCGGTAAGCGCGTGCGGGTGCTCGACGTGGGCGTGGGCGCCAACTGCATCTACCCCATCATCGGCCACCACGAGTACGGCTGGCGCTTCGTGGGCTCCGATGCCGACCCGGTGGCCGTGCGGGTGGCCAAGCAAATTGTGGCCGGCAACCCCGGCCTGGCTGGCGCCATCGAGGTGCGCCTGCAGCCGTCGTCGGCCGATATTTTCAGCGGCGTGGTGAAAGCCAACGAGCTGTTCGACCTGACCATGTGCAACCCGCCGTTTCACGCCTCGCAGGCCGAGGCGGAGGCGGCCAACCGGCGCAAAAACCAGAACCTGGGCACGGGCAAAGTAGCGCCCAACTTCGGGGGCCAGTCGCACGAGCTGTGGTACGAGGGCGGCGAGGCCACCTTCACCTGGCGCATGGCCGAGGAAAGCGCCCTGCAACGCCACAACTGCCTGTGGTTTTCGACGCTCATCTCCAAAAAGGAAACCCTGCCCGGCCTCTACAAAACCCTGCAAAAGCGCGGGGCCGCCGACGTGCGCACCATCGGCATGAGCCAGGGCCAGAAAGTAAGCCGCCTGGTAGCCTGGACGTTCCTCGACGCCGAGCAGCGCGAGCAGTGGCGGCAGAAGCGGTGGCCGGCTGGTCCGGCCGGGGCCTAG
- a CDS encoding amidohydrolase family protein: protein MKLCPLLLALLGGAPALAQTPALPAPADSGTYVLHKFEQPIGKETYRLTRTAQTLTYDVAFRFVDRGSPVPLRARLQVTPTYEPLRLAVKGRTSRMSTINDSIEIGKGQAYVRVDDKVTTTAVGPLSFPVAGYAPGTGQLLLLRYWQQHGRPASLPTLPTGAVQISRDGQDTLTFQNQPLVLERYVIKGLVWGNELLWTDQQGRLMCIITNDAEGDKLEMMWQPYESLLPTLIGRAAAHGMRLFTAEAGSKAATQSKVLAISGGAVLDVLTGKRLPNQVVLIENGKITKIGAVGKVKVPPGAEVIQAAGQTLVPGLWDMHAHFQQAEWGPAYLAAGVTTVRDCGNEFSYINAIQRAIDTGRGVGPRILKAGLIDGSGQRPLGIVRADTPAEAVQAVQQYKANGFAQIKLYSSLKPEIVRAICAEAHRQGLTVTGHIPDGMNLYQGVRAGMDQVNHLPYVGSVLKRNPDRSYNFTDTTSLRAFRFLKESHTVIDPTLGVYEIIGRSTQDDITQLEPAFAKLPPPLQALFISMGGDPKEVAGFRPQYNSLVQLVKVLYDQGVTIVAGTDMGFPGTSLDRELELYVQAGLTPLQALQTATITPARVMKQDKQSGSIEVGKQADLVLVDGNPLEKIQNLRRVKLVVKDGRAYDPARMRTLAGYQP, encoded by the coding sequence ATGAAACTCTGTCCATTACTGCTGGCCCTGCTCGGCGGCGCCCCGGCCCTGGCCCAGACTCCCGCCCTGCCTGCCCCCGCCGACAGCGGCACGTATGTGCTGCACAAGTTTGAGCAGCCCATCGGCAAGGAAACCTACCGCCTGACCCGCACGGCCCAGACCCTGACCTACGACGTGGCGTTCCGGTTCGTGGACCGGGGCTCGCCGGTGCCGCTGCGGGCCCGGCTCCAGGTGACGCCCACCTACGAGCCGCTGCGCCTGGCCGTGAAGGGCCGCACCTCGCGCATGTCGACCATCAACGACTCCATCGAAATCGGCAAGGGCCAGGCCTACGTGCGGGTAGACGACAAGGTGACGACCACCGCCGTGGGGCCGCTGAGCTTCCCGGTGGCGGGCTACGCGCCGGGCACGGGGCAGCTGCTGCTCTTGCGCTACTGGCAGCAGCACGGCCGGCCCGCCAGCCTGCCCACCCTGCCCACGGGCGCGGTGCAGATCAGCCGCGACGGGCAGGACACGCTCACGTTTCAGAACCAGCCGTTGGTGCTGGAGCGCTACGTCATCAAGGGGCTGGTGTGGGGCAACGAGCTGCTCTGGACCGACCAGCAGGGCCGGCTGATGTGCATCATCACCAACGACGCCGAGGGCGACAAGCTTGAAATGATGTGGCAGCCCTACGAAAGCCTGCTGCCGACGCTCATTGGCCGGGCCGCCGCCCACGGCATGCGGCTGTTTACGGCCGAGGCCGGGTCCAAAGCGGCTACTCAGTCCAAGGTGCTGGCCATCAGCGGCGGGGCGGTGCTCGACGTGCTGACCGGGAAGCGGCTGCCCAACCAGGTGGTACTCATCGAAAACGGGAAGATTACCAAAATCGGGGCCGTGGGTAAGGTGAAAGTGCCCCCGGGCGCGGAGGTCATTCAGGCGGCCGGGCAAACCCTGGTGCCGGGCCTCTGGGACATGCACGCCCACTTTCAGCAGGCCGAGTGGGGCCCGGCTTACCTGGCCGCCGGCGTCACGACGGTGCGCGACTGTGGCAACGAGTTCAGCTACATCAACGCCATTCAGCGGGCCATTGATACGGGCCGGGGCGTGGGGCCGCGCATTCTCAAGGCCGGCCTCATCGACGGCAGCGGGCAGCGGCCCCTGGGCATCGTGCGGGCCGATACGCCGGCCGAGGCGGTGCAGGCCGTGCAGCAGTACAAGGCCAACGGCTTCGCGCAAATCAAGCTCTACAGCTCCCTCAAGCCCGAAATCGTGCGGGCCATCTGCGCCGAAGCCCACCGCCAGGGCCTAACCGTGACGGGCCACATCCCCGACGGCATGAACCTCTACCAGGGCGTGCGGGCCGGTATGGACCAGGTCAACCACCTGCCCTACGTGGGCTCGGTGCTCAAGCGCAACCCCGACCGGTCGTATAACTTCACCGACACGACCAGCCTGCGGGCTTTCCGGTTTTTGAAGGAGAGCCACACCGTTATTGACCCCACGCTGGGCGTCTACGAAATCATAGGCCGCTCGACCCAGGACGACATTACCCAGCTGGAACCCGCTTTTGCCAAGCTGCCCCCGCCGTTGCAGGCCCTGTTTATCAGCATGGGCGGCGACCCGAAAGAAGTAGCCGGGTTCAGGCCCCAGTATAATAGCCTGGTGCAGCTGGTGAAAGTGCTCTACGACCAGGGCGTTACCATTGTGGCCGGTACTGATATGGGCTTTCCCGGCACCAGCCTCGACCGGGAGCTGGAGCTCTACGTGCAGGCCGGCCTCACGCCCCTGCAAGCCCTGCAAACGGCCACCATTACGCCCGCCCGGGTGATGAAGCAGGACAAGCAAAGCGGCTCCATCGAAGTGGGCAAGCAGGCCGACTTGGTGCTGGTGGACGGCAACCCGCTGGAGAAAATTCAGAACCTGCGCCGGGTGAAGCTGGTGGTAAAAGACGGCCGCGCCTACGACCCGGCCCGGATGCGCACCCTGGCCGGCTACCAGCCGTAA